Proteins co-encoded in one Yamadazyma tenuis chromosome 1, complete sequence genomic window:
- a CDS encoding uncharacterized protein (EggNog:ENOG503P09X; COG:V) codes for MVVSDYRKVLVTGGTGFIGAHIVDNLLSLGIRVRLASRSLKKAQQFIDARPETRDLIEAFEIKDFTSLKGNENPFLDAVEGVDGIIHAASPLDYSVANVEEDLIKPAINGVKVVFEAALTEPNIKRVVLTSSFASVMDVSKGPGPGFTYTGDDWNPLTYEESIKADPVIAYRGSKKFAELEAWNFIKERHPSFDLVTFCPPMTFGPIVHPVDVVEDLNLSNATLWDIYKGVSPLPVSRVPVWVDVRDLALAHVKALVVEKASNKRYVPSSPEKFSYNLAAKLMKDNGLGSNITIELPTEGLVPEGYDLDYATVERDLGIKFHSFEDCILDSMKQFQSLPSKK; via the exons ATGGTGGTATCAGATTATAG AAAAGTTTTAGTCACGGGTGGGACCGGTTTTATTGGAGCTCATATTGTCGATAATCTTCTTTCATTAGGAATAAGAGTGAGACTTGCTTCACGGTCGCTTAAGAAGGCCCAACAATTCATCGATGCTCGTCCTGAAACCAGAGACTTGATTGAGGCGTTTGAAATTAAGGATTTCACCAGTTTAAAAGGAAATGAGAACCCTTTTCTCGACGCAGTTGAGGGGGTTGACGGAATTATTCATGCTGCAAGTCCCTTGGACTACTCGGTTGCCAACGTAGAGGAAGACTTGATAAAACCCGCCATTAACGGAGTCAAGGTGGTTTTTGAGGCGGCGTTGACAGAACCAAATATCAAGAGAGTAGTCTTGACATCTTCATTTGCATCTGTCATGGATGTTTCCAAAGGTCCTGGGCCTGGGTTCACCTACACTGGAGATGACTGGAACCCACTCACCTATGAGGAATCCATTAAGGCCGACCCAGTGATTGCTTATAGAGGGTCTAAGAAATTTGCTGAACTTGAAGCTTGGAACTTCATTAAAGAGAGACACCCttcttttgatttggtgACTTTCTGTCCTCCTATGACATTTGGACCCATTGTGCACCCAGTTGATGTGGTGgaagatttgaacttgtcaaATGCCACTCTTTGGGACATTTACAAGGGGGTATCACCTTTGCCCGTTTCAAGAGTCCCAGTTTGGGTTGATGTCAGGGACTTAGCTCTTGCCCACGTCAAAGCATTGGTTGTGGAGAAGGCCAGTAACAAGAGGTATGTTCCTAGTTCACCCGAGAAGTTCTCGTAcaatttggctgcaaagCTCATGAAAGATAATGGTTTAGGTAGTAACATCACTATAGAGCTTCCAACTGAAGGGCTAGTTCCCGAAGGGTATGATTTAGATTACGCTACTGTTGAGAGGGACTTGGGAATCAAATTTcattcttttgaagattgtATTTTGGACTCAATGAAGCAGTTCCAGTCTTTACCATCAAAGAAGTAA
- a CDS encoding uncharacterized protein (COG:P; EggNog:ENOG503NU51), which produces MGLEDSKLLQKYLNFGERKAGSTSMGIFVGLFAAFGGILFGYDTGTISGIMAMKYVTERFPQDIPNEFSSSEKSLIVSILSVGTFFGALGAPFLSDTLGRRWTLIIGTLVVFNLGIVLQTAATDIPLLCAGRAIAGLGVGLISAVIPLYQSETLPKWIRGAVVSLYQWAITIGLLLAGCVIQGTHNRNDSGSYRIPIAIQFLWALILGIGMFFLPETPRFFISKSRDDEAKESLKILRKLPIDHPDLVEEFEDMKAAFEFERTLGGGGWLDVFSNKNKQLKRLITGTSIQAFQQLTGVNFIFYFGTTFFKSSGIGNEFLISLATNIVNVGMTIPGVILIEVIGRRKLLLGGSVVMSVSQLIIAIVGVTSQTKSSNNVLVAFTCIFIGAFASSWGPTCWALIGEMFPLTTRAKSVAISTASNWLWNWAIAYATPYMVDSGPGNANLGSKVFFIWGGFNLIGMAFTYLMVYETKGLTLEQVDELYEAVPNAWNSAGFVPTEHAFRNNLAESIQSDTKQEAVSENESV; this is translated from the coding sequence ATGGGACTCGAAGACTCTAAATTATTACAGAAATATCTCAATTTCGGAGAAAGAAAGGCAGGATCCACGTCCATGGGGATTTTTGTCGGGTTATTTGCCGcctttggtggtattttATTTGGGTATGACACTGGTACTATCAGTGGAATTATGGCCATGAAGTATGTCACAGAAAGATTCCCCCAAGACATACCAAATGAATTTAGTTCCAGCGAAAAGTCTTTGATTGTTTCCATTTTGTCTGTGGGAACTTTCTTCGGTGCTTTAGGTGCTCCATTTTTGTCTGACACTTTGGGTAGAAGATGGACTTTGATCATTGGTACTTTAGTGGTCTTTAACTTGGGTATTGTGTTACAGACAGCTGCCACTGATATTCCATTATTGTGTGCTGGTAGAGCTATTGCTGGTTTAGGAGTTGGTTTAATTTCTGCTGTAATTCCATTATACCAGTCCGAAACTCTTCCAAAATGGATTAGAGGTGCCGTCGTTTCTTTATACCAATGGGCTATTACTATAGGTTTACTTTTGGCTGGTTGTGTGATTCAAGGCACCCACAATAGAAATGACTCGGGTTCTTATAGAATTCCTATTGCCATCCAATTCTTATGGGCTTTAATTTTGGGTATTGGTATGTTCTTCCTTCCTGAAACTCCTAGATTTTTTATTTCTAAATCCAGAGATGATGAAGCTAAGGaatcattgaagatattAAGAAAGTTGCCAATTGACCACCCAGACTTGGTTGAggaatttgaagatatgaAAGCTGcctttgagtttgaaagaaCTCTTGGGGGTGGTGGTTGGTTAGATGTCTTCAGCAATAAGaacaagcagttgaagagattgatCACTGGTACTTCTATCCAAGCATTCCAGCAATTGACGGGTGTTAATTTCATATTCTACTTTGGTAccactttcttcaagagtTCAGGTATTGGTAATGaatttttgatttccttggCCACAAACATCGTTAACGTTGGTATGACTATTCCAGGTGTTATTTTGATCGAAGTCATTGGTAGAAGAAAGTTGTTATTGGGTGGCTCGGTTGTTATGAGTGTTTCTCAATTGATTATTGCCATTGTTGGTGTCACTTCGCAGACTAAGTCTTCTAACAATGTGTTGGTTGCTTTCACCTGTATTTTCATTGGTGCgtttgcttcttcttggggtccaacttgttgggCTCTCATCGGTGAAATGTTCCCATTGACCACCAGAGCTAAATCTGTAGCTATTTCTACTGCTTCAAATTGGTTATGGAATTGGGCTATTGCGTATGCTACTCCGTACATGGTTGATTCTGGTCCAGGTAACGCTAACTTAGGTTCCAAGGTGTTCTTCATCTGGGGTGGGTTCAATTTGATAGGTATGGCATTCACCTATTTGATGGTTTACGAAACAAAGGGATTGACGTTAGAgcaagttgatgaattgTATGAAGCAGTTCCTAATGCTTGGAACTCTGCTGGATTTGTTCCAACTGAACATGCTTTCAGAAATAACCTTGCTGAATCCATTCAGAGTGACACCAAGCAGGAAGCTGTTTCTGAAAACGAATCTGTATAA